A genomic stretch from Deinococcus cellulosilyticus NBRC 106333 = KACC 11606 includes:
- a CDS encoding ATP-binding protein — protein MKPLENLDLLPPDSPIDLTNCDREPIHTPGLIQPHGVMLVMQEEDFRIVQVSANVDALLGLSPERLLDVTIQEFMGEEQLRAFQEALNRDDLETNPLFVFPLRFSHGVLFDAVAHRKDGWVILELEPTPPAAEWSDRYRQMSSIMNRVSAAPTLQQACERLAREVRQLTGYDRVMIYQFAQDGTGQVIAEEFSQGMESFLGLRYPASDIPKQARALYVMNHIRVIGSSDYTPVPLLSYQGQGPQPLDMSYCYLRSVSPIHLEYLRNMGVGASMSVSILKDGELWGLIACHHNSPKVLSYSVRAMCEFLGQMLSLQLSSKADHEHGQLEKNMQSSAARIVEYLASTPQVEHAFHDLAQELYTLVRCEGLVVVSGERITTLGMVPSQEILKDWIPLIAEKGRVYATDHLREEWAELDFGSSAGVLSLVLSRSHPELILWFRTEVVQQVTWGGNPDKMVSADGERLSPRKSFEAWQQTVHGRSEPWLDMETSAVRELHRSSLDVVLRRTEELQQLNARLEKSNTELDAFAYVASHDLKEPLRGLHHYAVMLSEDYMDQLEDDARHKLETMVRLTQRLESLIDSLLSYSRVGRVDYAVRKVDLHEVALDTIDLLKPSLERRNAQVLIPRRLPEAVADAVRLGEVFNNLISNGVKYNQSPVPTVELGHFEAQEAAEHFGADLTGPVLYVRDNGIGIPAQHFETIFRFFKRLHTQDAYGGGTGAGLSIAQKIIERHGGRLWVESVEGQGSTFYFTLTGQG, from the coding sequence ATGAAACCCCTTGAAAATCTGGACCTGCTTCCTCCAGACAGCCCCATAGACCTGACCAACTGTGACCGTGAGCCCATCCACACCCCCGGTCTGATTCAGCCCCATGGTGTGATGCTGGTCATGCAGGAAGAAGATTTCCGGATTGTGCAGGTCAGTGCCAATGTGGACGCCCTGCTGGGTCTTTCTCCCGAGAGACTGCTGGATGTGACCATTCAGGAATTCATGGGCGAGGAACAGCTTCGGGCCTTCCAGGAGGCATTGAACCGGGACGATCTGGAAACCAACCCGCTTTTTGTTTTTCCCTTGCGTTTCAGCCATGGAGTGCTTTTTGATGCCGTGGCCCACCGCAAAGACGGCTGGGTGATTCTGGAGCTGGAGCCCACTCCACCCGCTGCAGAATGGTCGGACCGCTACCGCCAGATGAGCAGCATCATGAACCGGGTCAGTGCCGCTCCCACCCTGCAACAGGCCTGTGAGCGTCTGGCAAGAGAGGTGCGGCAGCTGACCGGGTATGACCGGGTGATGATCTACCAGTTCGCCCAGGATGGCACCGGGCAGGTGATTGCCGAGGAATTTTCACAGGGAATGGAGTCTTTTCTGGGGCTGCGCTACCCGGCCTCTGACATCCCGAAACAGGCCCGTGCATTGTACGTGATGAACCACATCCGGGTGATTGGCAGCTCGGATTACACCCCGGTTCCTCTGCTCTCGTACCAGGGTCAGGGGCCGCAACCCCTGGACATGAGTTACTGCTATCTGCGCAGTGTGTCCCCCATTCATCTGGAATACCTCAGGAACATGGGGGTGGGGGCATCCATGTCCGTGTCCATCCTCAAAGATGGGGAACTGTGGGGCCTGATTGCCTGCCACCACAACAGCCCCAAGGTGCTCAGTTACAGCGTCAGGGCCATGTGTGAGTTTCTGGGCCAGATGCTGAGCCTGCAACTGTCCAGCAAGGCAGACCATGAGCATGGTCAGCTGGAAAAGAACATGCAGTCCAGTGCAGCCAGAATTGTGGAGTACCTCGCGAGCACGCCGCAGGTTGAACACGCTTTTCATGACCTCGCCCAGGAACTTTACACCCTGGTGCGCTGTGAAGGACTGGTGGTGGTCAGTGGGGAACGCATCACCACCCTGGGGATGGTGCCCTCGCAGGAAATCCTGAAGGACTGGATTCCCCTGATCGCCGAAAAAGGCCGTGTGTATGCCACCGATCACCTGAGGGAGGAGTGGGCTGAACTGGATTTTGGCAGCAGCGCAGGGGTGCTGTCTCTGGTGCTGTCCAGAAGCCATCCAGAGCTGATCCTGTGGTTCCGCACAGAAGTGGTGCAACAGGTCACCTGGGGGGGAAATCCTGACAAGATGGTTTCTGCAGATGGGGAGCGCCTGTCTCCCCGAAAATCTTTCGAAGCCTGGCAGCAGACAGTGCATGGCCGCAGTGAACCCTGGCTGGACATGGAGACCTCGGCGGTGCGAGAACTGCACAGGTCGTCACTGGACGTGGTGCTGCGCCGCACCGAGGAATTGCAACAGCTGAACGCCAGACTGGAAAAATCCAACACCGAACTCGATGCCTTTGCCTATGTGGCGTCCCACGATCTCAAAGAGCCTCTGAGAGGGCTGCACCACTATGCGGTGATGCTCTCTGAAGATTACATGGACCAGCTGGAAGACGATGCCAGACACAAACTGGAAACCATGGTGCGCCTCACCCAGCGTCTGGAAAGCCTGATCGATTCACTGCTGAGCTACTCCCGGGTGGGTCGGGTGGACTATGCAGTGCGCAAGGTGGACCTTCATGAAGTGGCCCTCGACACCATTGACCTGCTGAAACCCAGTCTGGAGCGCAGAAATGCCCAGGTGCTGATTCCACGCAGGCTGCCCGAGGCGGTGGCAGATGCAGTGCGCCTTGGGGAGGTTTTCAACAACCTCATCAGCAATGGTGTGAAATACAACCAGAGCCCGGTGCCCACAGTGGAACTGGGCCACTTTGAAGCGCAGGAAGCTGCAGAACATTTTGGAGCAGACCTGACAGGTCCGGTGCTGTATGTCAGAGACAATGGGATCGGGATTCCAGCCCAGCACTTTGAGACCATTTTCAGGTTCTTCAAGCGCCTGCACACCCAGGATGCCTATGGCGGAGGGACCGGGGCAGGGCTCAGCATTGCCCAGAAAATCATCGAGCGGCACGGGGGCAGGTTGTGGGTGGAATCTGTCGAGGGACAGGGCAGCACCTTCTATTTCACACTCACAGGACAGGGGTAA
- a CDS encoding biliverdin-producing heme oxygenase, whose translation MPAIQPGQKAPAVSGDSVLYQLKNQTHDIHTELENTLNLLELKSPAAYQKLLCSFAALYQTLEPLVYERPEWQQLQDLQPERKLPWLETDLGFYGLSLPAPHFTVQLSGWQEVLGAVYVMEGSTLGGQLISRHLQTLGITPETGGRFFSGYQGRTGARWKQTRQLLESQCTDSDRMVQGARRTFEFFYRGLA comes from the coding sequence ATGCCCGCCATTCAACCGGGACAGAAAGCCCCCGCTGTATCCGGTGACTCTGTTCTTTACCAGCTGAAAAACCAGACGCATGACATCCACACCGAACTCGAAAACACGCTGAACCTGCTTGAACTGAAATCTCCGGCGGCTTATCAAAAACTGCTTTGCTCTTTTGCAGCACTGTACCAGACGCTGGAACCCCTGGTGTATGAGAGACCGGAATGGCAGCAATTGCAGGACCTGCAACCCGAACGCAAACTTCCCTGGCTGGAAACCGACCTGGGTTTCTATGGCCTGTCTCTTCCAGCCCCTCATTTCACCGTTCAGCTTTCAGGCTGGCAGGAAGTGCTGGGGGCCGTTTATGTGATGGAAGGCTCCACCCTGGGAGGCCAGCTGATCAGCAGGCACCTCCAGACCCTCGGGATCACCCCTGAAACTGGGGGACGCTTCTTCAGTGGGTACCAGGGCAGAACAGGGGCCAGGTGGAAGCAGACAAGACAGCTGCTGGAATCCCAGTGCACGGACAGCGACCGGATGGTGCAGGGTGCCCGCCGCACGTTTGAATTCTTTTATCGGGGGCTTGCATGA
- a CDS encoding ExbD/TolR family protein yields MRRPRRREAEQVTFDFAPMVDIVLLLVIFFMLTSQLMSQDRTVPLDLPTASSSVKDASRIPTISIQQNGAIFLEGKQVTLQQLQDRVKGAVKGSGGIVALRADKNSNYGVVVSVMDTIRKVGTVKIALATEEK; encoded by the coding sequence ATGAGACGCCCCCGCCGCCGTGAGGCAGAACAGGTCACCTTCGATTTTGCCCCGATGGTGGACATTGTGCTGCTGCTGGTGATTTTTTTCATGCTGACCAGTCAGCTGATGAGCCAGGACCGCACGGTGCCGCTTGATCTTCCCACCGCATCCAGCAGTGTGAAAGACGCCTCCAGAATTCCCACCATCAGCATCCAGCAGAATGGGGCCATCTTTCTGGAAGGCAAGCAGGTGACCCTGCAACAGCTGCAGGATCGGGTCAAGGGTGCAGTCAAAGGCAGTGGTGGCATTGTGGCCCTGCGGGCCGACAAGAACAGCAACTATGGTGTGGTGGTCTCGGTGATGGACACCATCCGCAAGGTGGGGACAGTCAAGATCGCACTGGCCACTGAGGAGAAGTAA
- a CDS encoding MotA/TolQ/ExbB proton channel family protein: MPLLDMLTAAGPLLWILILLSIFVVYQIVYRIQVLAKLDPNVKLLQTQVHAALMQNNLSGAVDVAARADQPSGNVMRAGLERYPAGRDASQAAMQDATMLEEDRVYQGINTLGMIAQIAPLLGLLGTVIGMVRSFLVFAQTTAPTPTQLSTGISEALINTAGGLVVAIVAYVGRQIVRNKADAVMLQVDRSRESLSSWLEEFRLRQKGVLTGVPLGSYEPERKVTKPSKVTQA; the protein is encoded by the coding sequence ATGCCGTTGCTAGACATGCTGACTGCCGCTGGACCCCTGCTGTGGATTCTCATTCTGCTGTCCATATTTGTGGTCTACCAGATCGTTTACCGCATTCAGGTCCTTGCAAAGCTCGACCCCAATGTCAAACTTCTTCAGACGCAGGTGCATGCCGCCCTGATGCAGAACAACCTTTCAGGTGCCGTGGATGTTGCCGCAAGGGCAGACCAGCCCAGTGGCAACGTGATGCGGGCAGGTCTTGAGCGTTACCCTGCAGGCCGGGACGCCTCACAGGCCGCCATGCAGGACGCCACCATGCTGGAAGAAGACCGGGTGTACCAGGGCATCAACACCCTGGGCATGATCGCCCAGATTGCCCCTCTGCTGGGTCTGCTGGGAACCGTGATTGGGATGGTGCGTTCCTTCCTGGTGTTCGCCCAGACCACTGCCCCCACCCCCACCCAGCTCTCCACCGGGATCAGTGAGGCCCTCATCAACACCGCCGGGGGTCTGGTTGTGGCGATTGTGGCCTACGTGGGCAGGCAGATCGTGCGCAACAAGGCCGACGCTGTGATGTTGCAGGTGGACCGCTCCCGTGAATCCCTCAGCAGCTGGCTGGAAGAGTTCCGCCTGCGCCAGAAAGGCGTGCTGACCGGAGTGCCTCTGGGCAGCTATGAGCCTGAGCGCAAAGTGACCAAACCCAGCAAGGTGACTCAGGCATGA
- a CDS encoding HPr family phosphocarrier protein — protein sequence MIFTHQVRDPAGIHARPAALLSIALSKIGARVKITHQTRTADPRSVIQMLSLGALHGSELQVEVQGTPEQALAVQQEFETHL from the coding sequence TTGATTTTCACGCATCAGGTCAGAGATCCTGCAGGCATTCATGCCCGACCTGCTGCCCTGCTCTCCATTGCACTGTCAAAAATCGGAGCCCGGGTGAAAATCACCCACCAGACCCGCACTGCTGATCCCAGAAGTGTCATCCAGATGCTCTCACTGGGGGCTTTGCATGGCAGCGAACTGCAGGTGGAAGTGCAGGGCACACCAGAACAGGCGCTGGCCGTTCAGCAAGAGTTTGAGACCCACCTCTAA
- a CDS encoding DeoR/GlpR family DNA-binding transcription regulator — translation MLTERHHDLLKLIETRKALRVEEIADLLGVSPATVRRDLRTLQQSGMLKRVRGGATTPRNDIGSQGNLIEPLDEDFARAMLQDISTGEVIILEGERVAPALASFLKDNPRRLTIITNHLQAAQMLQGTSMDVILLGGQLHPRGYTLPEVSSQDIRFLIANQAFIEVEGIHPQAGITVSSPEPARYKRELLGHSMRKNVIALGRNYGIFLPYRVSSLEELDTWYTDQLQNPVQVPQGLKVIEVHG, via the coding sequence ATGCTCACCGAGCGCCACCACGATCTGCTCAAACTGATCGAGACCCGCAAGGCCCTGCGGGTCGAGGAGATCGCCGACCTGCTGGGGGTCAGTCCGGCCACCGTGCGGCGGGACCTGCGCACCCTGCAGCAGTCTGGCATGCTCAAACGCGTGCGTGGCGGAGCCACCACCCCCAGAAACGACATCGGTTCCCAGGGCAACCTGATCGAACCCCTCGATGAGGATTTTGCCCGGGCCATGCTGCAGGACATCAGCACCGGAGAGGTGATCATTCTGGAAGGGGAGAGGGTCGCCCCTGCCCTGGCCTCCTTTTTGAAGGACAATCCCAGACGCCTGACCATCATCACCAACCACCTGCAGGCCGCCCAGATGCTGCAGGGCACCAGCATGGATGTGATTCTGCTCGGAGGGCAGTTGCACCCCAGAGGCTACACCCTGCCGGAAGTCAGCAGCCAGGACATCCGCTTTCTGATCGCCAATCAGGCGTTCATTGAAGTCGAGGGCATTCACCCGCAGGCAGGCATCACGGTGTCCAGTCCAGAACCTGCCCGCTACAAACGGGAACTTCTGGGACACAGCATGCGCAAAAATGTGATTGCGCTGGGCCGCAATTATGGCATCTTTCTGCCTTATCGGGTCAGCAGTCTGGAGGAACTGGACACCTGGTACACCGACCAGTTGCAAAACCCGGTGCAAGTGCCTCAGGGTCTGAAGGTCATCGAGGTGCACGGTTGA
- a CDS encoding putative PEP-binding protein: MRIEGTPVMPGIAHGTLWSPEKPDHPVTGTWEDFQEARGGFLKRLETLPEEFRVTYQAIALDPSWDHFVLKHLQHAPLGEAIERTARQLSDPLFQLDDPYLRARGEDILQVAATLTRILQAPMTPPEGSILLAQDVSLLELTEWRDRLSGMLLCDISPTAHVAIIARSFGIPTLIVKNQPSDPEATPAILNAFEGWVEVSPQQNTYEHFPPEQLDLAANRSPVFYRDQKRSVWANINRIEDAILAAELGADGVGLIRTEYLHGSDANLLGLHEETALYEKIARYLHGLPVTVRTLDLGGDKPAPQLHTGLLDQSMLGLRGIRLSLKDPSRFRQHIRAILNGFRGVDLRLMFPFVTTPEEFAAARQLVQEVAGRDNMPVLGMMLEVPAAAFALPEFRAEGCEFISFGTNDLQQYFFASSRTSNDTSHLQNPCSPAFKRLIEHTSKEAARLGLDLSVCGEAAFDPRLTSFWWDLGIHALSVPPALIPWLKHRTQTLGGA, from the coding sequence ATGCGCATAGAAGGCACCCCGGTCATGCCCGGCATTGCCCACGGCACCCTCTGGTCCCCTGAAAAACCCGACCACCCCGTCACCGGCACCTGGGAGGATTTCCAGGAGGCCCGTGGTGGCTTTCTGAAACGGCTGGAGACCCTGCCAGAAGAATTTCGCGTGACCTATCAGGCCATTGCGCTTGATCCTTCCTGGGACCACTTCGTCCTGAAGCACCTCCAGCATGCCCCTCTGGGGGAGGCCATCGAACGCACTGCGAGGCAGCTGTCTGATCCGCTGTTTCAACTGGATGACCCCTACCTGCGTGCCCGGGGTGAGGACATTTTGCAGGTGGCAGCGACCCTCACCCGCATCCTCCAGGCCCCGATGACTCCCCCAGAGGGCTCCATTCTGCTGGCCCAGGATGTGAGCCTGCTCGAACTCACCGAGTGGAGGGACCGTCTGTCGGGGATGCTGCTGTGTGACATCTCGCCCACCGCCCATGTGGCCATCATTGCCCGCAGTTTCGGGATTCCCACCTTGATCGTGAAAAACCAGCCCTCAGACCCAGAAGCCACCCCCGCCATCCTCAATGCCTTTGAAGGCTGGGTGGAGGTGAGTCCCCAGCAGAACACCTACGAACACTTCCCACCAGAGCAACTGGATCTGGCCGCCAACCGCAGCCCTGTTTTCTACCGGGACCAGAAACGCTCGGTGTGGGCCAACATCAACCGCATTGAAGATGCCATTCTGGCCGCAGAACTGGGGGCAGACGGGGTGGGCCTGATCCGCACCGAATACCTGCACGGCTCTGATGCCAACCTCCTGGGTTTGCATGAAGAAACCGCTCTGTACGAAAAAATCGCAAGGTACCTGCATGGGCTTCCCGTCACAGTGCGCACCCTGGATCTGGGTGGGGACAAGCCTGCCCCCCAGCTTCACACCGGGCTCTTGGACCAGAGCATGCTGGGACTCAGGGGCATCCGGCTCAGCCTGAAAGACCCGTCAAGGTTCCGGCAGCACATCCGGGCCATTCTGAATGGTTTTCGGGGGGTGGACCTGCGCCTGATGTTCCCTTTTGTCACCACCCCTGAAGAGTTTGCCGCAGCCAGACAGCTGGTGCAGGAGGTCGCAGGAAGGGACAACATGCCTGTGCTGGGCATGATGCTGGAGGTTCCCGCTGCAGCATTTGCCCTGCCCGAATTCCGTGCAGAAGGCTGTGAGTTCATCAGTTTCGGCACCAACGACCTGCAACAGTATTTCTTCGCTTCAAGCCGCACCAGCAACGACACCAGTCATTTGCAGAACCCCTGCAGCCCTGCATTCAAACGCCTGATCGAACACACCTCCAAAGAGGCGGCCCGTCTTGGACTGGACCTCAGCGTGTGTGGCGAGGCCGCATTCGACCCCAGGCTCACCTCCTTCTGGTGGGACCTGGGCATTCACGCCCTGTCCGTGCCCCCGGCCCTGATCCCCTGGCTCAAGCACCGAACCCAGACCCTTGGAGGCGCATGA
- a CDS encoding PTS-dependent dihydroxyacetone kinase phosphotransferase subunit DhaM, translating into MMSTAIVVVAHTQQLAQSVLELTLQMTRTPHQLWAVGGTDHGGVGTSAHKIEMALQEALEKHEGAVLLLDLGSACLNARIASEKFRDRPVYIAEAPLVEGTILAGVAAAAGEVPEVVKARAEEARNIRKVIGGLE; encoded by the coding sequence ATGATGTCAACCGCAATCGTGGTGGTGGCCCACACCCAGCAACTCGCCCAGTCCGTCCTGGAACTGACCCTGCAGATGACCCGCACCCCACACCAGCTCTGGGCGGTGGGAGGCACCGATCATGGGGGGGTGGGCACCAGTGCCCACAAAATCGAAATGGCCCTGCAAGAGGCCCTGGAAAAACATGAAGGGGCAGTCCTTTTGCTGGACCTGGGGAGTGCCTGCCTCAACGCCCGCATCGCCTCCGAAAAATTCAGGGACAGGCCCGTGTACATCGCGGAGGCCCCTCTGGTGGAAGGCACCATCCTGGCAGGGGTTGCCGCCGCCGCTGGAGAAGTTCCGGAAGTGGTCAAAGCGCGGGCAGAAGAGGCCAGGAATATCCGAAAAGTGATTGGCGGATTAGAATGA
- the ptsG gene encoding glucose-specific PTS transporter subunit IIBC — translation MKDDTTRLFAGLQQIGKALMLPVAVLPAAGLLVGIGTHAASHHWLPQGIASIMLSSGDAILHNIPLLFAVGVAIGLTAGEGVAALAALVGFLVMNSTMGSIAELIGFDALKTSFGRSFMTQVMGVKTIDTGVFGGMLIGILSAVLYNRYHTIRLHPSLGFFSGKRFIPILTALSAVLVGTILAYIWVPIQTGLDDFTRVVTASNPEVSSGLFGFLNRMLIPFGIHHIWNNPFLYSIGDYVTASGDVVRGDSARFLGGDPSAGLFMTGFFPVMMFGLPAAALAIVHTAKPGKKAQVAGIMFSAALSSFLTGITEPIEFAFMFVSPLLYGIHAVLTGLAFLIMNAMEVKLGFSFSAGFIDYVLLWGQAKNPVLLLPVGATYAVLYYFIFRFAIVRLNIPTPGRDDDTPPLLPTQSPAQLASEVLSALGGSSNIEHLEACITRLRIRVKSMQHVQHLRLKDLGAVGVVRLGQNLQVVFGGQSEQLSNDIHQLMHGERLHPVTPRKVQQVGGGVFIQSPMRGRILPLAQVPDDVFSQKLMGDGFAIDPIDGEVYAPCDGTIEALFPTMHAVALLGDSGHEILIHVGIDTVHLGGEGFKAHVKQGDRVKAGDLLLSVNLQQIRDKVPSLITPVVFTNLLPENRVLLADSGVSIV, via the coding sequence ATGAAGGACGACACCACTCGGCTTTTTGCGGGACTGCAACAGATTGGCAAGGCACTGATGCTGCCCGTGGCCGTCCTGCCTGCAGCAGGTCTGCTGGTGGGCATCGGCACCCATGCTGCAAGCCACCACTGGCTGCCGCAGGGCATTGCCAGCATCATGCTCAGCTCCGGAGATGCCATCTTGCACAACATCCCCCTGCTGTTCGCCGTTGGGGTCGCCATTGGCCTGACCGCAGGAGAAGGGGTCGCTGCACTGGCTGCACTGGTGGGCTTCCTGGTCATGAATTCCACCATGGGGAGCATCGCAGAACTCATTGGTTTTGATGCCCTCAAAACCAGTTTCGGCAGGAGCTTCATGACCCAGGTGATGGGTGTGAAGACCATCGACACGGGCGTTTTCGGGGGCATGCTGATCGGGATTCTGTCTGCGGTGCTGTACAACAGGTATCACACCATCCGTCTGCATCCGTCGCTGGGTTTCTTTTCAGGCAAAAGGTTCATCCCAATTCTGACGGCCCTTTCTGCTGTCCTGGTCGGAACCATCCTGGCGTACATCTGGGTCCCGATCCAGACCGGGCTCGATGACTTCACCCGCGTGGTCACGGCCAGCAACCCGGAAGTCAGCAGTGGGCTTTTTGGTTTCCTGAACCGCATGCTGATTCCTTTCGGCATCCACCACATCTGGAACAACCCCTTCCTGTACAGCATCGGAGACTATGTGACGGCTTCCGGGGATGTGGTGCGCGGAGACAGTGCCCGCTTTCTGGGGGGCGACCCCAGCGCAGGCCTCTTCATGACAGGTTTTTTCCCGGTGATGATGTTCGGGTTGCCTGCTGCGGCACTCGCCATTGTGCACACCGCGAAGCCCGGCAAAAAGGCACAGGTGGCAGGGATCATGTTCTCTGCAGCCCTGTCCTCTTTTCTGACCGGCATCACCGAACCCATCGAATTTGCCTTCATGTTTGTCTCTCCACTGTTGTACGGCATTCACGCCGTGCTGACCGGTCTTGCTTTCCTGATCATGAACGCCATGGAGGTGAAACTCGGATTCAGCTTCAGTGCCGGGTTCATTGATTATGTGCTGCTGTGGGGACAGGCAAAAAATCCAGTGCTGCTGCTTCCGGTGGGGGCCACCTACGCAGTGCTGTATTACTTCATCTTCCGTTTTGCCATCGTGCGCCTGAACATCCCCACCCCCGGCAGGGACGACGACACCCCACCCCTGCTCCCCACCCAGAGCCCGGCACAGCTTGCCTCAGAAGTGCTCTCCGCGCTGGGAGGAAGCAGCAACATCGAGCACCTTGAAGCCTGCATCACCCGACTGCGCATCCGGGTCAAGAGCATGCAGCATGTGCAGCACCTGCGCCTCAAGGACCTTGGGGCTGTCGGGGTGGTGCGGCTCGGACAGAACCTGCAGGTGGTGTTTGGGGGCCAGAGTGAGCAACTGTCCAACGACATCCATCAACTGATGCACGGGGAAAGGCTGCATCCAGTGACCCCCAGAAAGGTGCAGCAGGTGGGAGGAGGGGTGTTCATCCAGTCCCCCATGCGGGGCCGCATCCTGCCTCTGGCCCAGGTCCCTGATGACGTGTTCAGCCAGAAACTGATGGGGGATGGGTTCGCCATCGACCCGATTGATGGTGAGGTCTATGCCCCATGTGACGGCACCATCGAGGCCCTTTTTCCGACCATGCATGCTGTTGCCCTGCTGGGAGACAGCGGCCACGAAATCCTGATCCATGTCGGAATCGACACCGTGCATCTGGGCGGTGAGGGGTTCAAGGCCCATGTCAAACAGGGAGACCGGGTCAAAGCAGGTGACCTGTTGCTGTCCGTGAACCTGCAGCAGATCCGCGACAAGGTGCCCTCCCTGATCACTCCGGTGGTCTTCACCAACCTGCTTCCGGAAAATCGGGTGCTGCTGGCAGACTCCGGGGTCAGCATCGTTTAG
- a CDS encoding NAD(P)/FAD-dependent oxidoreductase yields the protein MEQVDLLILGSGPAGCAAAITGAALGLKVLVVDRNPASRKAGDALPPQAAPILQKLGVVPDPAWATPTAGLQFQWGSETAGTTSFAGLHRRFGLALNRPVFEEHLRQKALEAGACILTSGPEGLQETPQGWTLKLQEGTEIHARCVLDATGRQAWVARQLGIKRHSLDAQVALYREVDSTDGPPWIQVTAVEEGWWYISQLPHARSEMFFTLPESPAYLEKIHQGGWKVAPASVTFLSQVAGERWLAVGDAAFTFDPIASQGISQALASGYYAACAARDLLQGRKEAILAYTLTLLKATEGFFREWAGIYQAEQRFGGSIYWQQRHNLRSVQLPWWQQAELFTWVQAR from the coding sequence GTGGAACAGGTAGACCTGCTCATTCTGGGGTCAGGGCCTGCAGGGTGCGCTGCAGCAATCACCGGGGCTGCCCTGGGCTTGAAGGTCCTGGTTGTAGACCGCAACCCTGCAAGCCGAAAAGCAGGGGATGCCCTGCCCCCTCAGGCTGCTCCCATCTTGCAGAAACTGGGGGTGGTTCCAGATCCAGCATGGGCCACTCCCACAGCAGGGCTACAATTCCAATGGGGCAGTGAAACCGCTGGAACCACCTCTTTCGCAGGTCTGCATCGGCGTTTTGGTCTGGCCCTGAACAGGCCAGTTTTTGAGGAGCATTTGCGACAGAAGGCTCTGGAGGCAGGGGCCTGCATTCTGACCTCTGGCCCAGAAGGATTGCAGGAAACGCCCCAGGGCTGGACCCTCAAATTGCAGGAGGGCACCGAAATCCACGCCAGATGTGTGCTGGACGCCACAGGCAGACAGGCGTGGGTCGCAAGGCAGCTTGGGATCAAACGACACTCCCTGGATGCTCAGGTGGCTCTTTATCGGGAAGTGGACAGCACAGATGGACCCCCCTGGATTCAGGTGACAGCTGTTGAGGAGGGCTGGTGGTACATCAGCCAGTTGCCCCATGCCCGCAGTGAAATGTTCTTCACCCTCCCAGAATCTCCTGCCTACCTCGAAAAAATCCATCAGGGAGGCTGGAAGGTGGCCCCTGCCAGTGTGACTTTTCTTTCCCAGGTTGCAGGTGAACGCTGGCTGGCTGTTGGAGATGCAGCGTTCACTTTTGATCCCATTGCTTCGCAGGGGATCAGTCAGGCTCTGGCCAGTGGATACTATGCGGCCTGTGCTGCCAGAGACCTGTTGCAGGGCAGAAAAGAAGCCATCCTGGCCTACACCCTGACCCTGCTGAAGGCCACAGAGGGCTTTTTCAGGGAGTGGGCAGGGATTTATCAGGCAGAGCAGCGGTTTGGTGGGTCCATTTACTGGCAGCAGAGGCACAACCTGAGATCTGTACAGCTTCCCTGGTGGCAGCAGGCAGAACTGTTCACATGGGTTCAGGCCAGATGA